The following proteins are encoded in a genomic region of Methanosarcinales archaeon:
- a CDS encoding helix-turn-helix domain containing protein — MCYVLVISISILKVKGEKGKTFEINLEDLLQKRYEMVRELSLSSKSRNEICARFDYSRKTGNEYLRAWKEKGWEGLNEKPRGPKTKSKRKEDVEKRILDIRFNTPDKDMYDIEEILTGEGYEISARSVARVLSEHGVTLKKKKTKPSPEP; from the coding sequence ATGTGTTACGTATTGGTGATTTCTATAAGCATACTAAAAGTTAAAGGTGAGAAAGGAAAGACCTTCGAGATAAATCTCGAAGATCTACTCCAAAAGAGATACGAGATGGTACGCGAACTCAGCTTAAGTTCAAAATCGAGAAATGAAATTTGTGCCAGGTTTGACTATTCCCGAAAAACAGGCAATGAATATCTCCGTGCGTGGAAAGAAAAAGGCTGGGAAGGTCTGAATGAAAAACCCAGAGGTCCAAAAACCAAGAGTAAGCGTAAGGAAGATGTTGAAAAACGAATTTTAGATATTAGATTCAATACACCTGATAAGGACATGTACGATATAGAAGAGATACTAACTGGTGAAGGCTATGAAATAAGTGCGAGAAGCGTCGCACGTGTGCTCTCTGAGCATGGTGTGACACTAAAAAAAAAGAAGACGAAGCCATCCCCAGAACCTTAA
- a CDS encoding alpha/beta fold hydrolase: MNSKTFKIKYNEKKLEISANYKESRKEVIVFIHGLGCTKESFDAVFNFTQFNDFSLLAFDLVGFGDSSKPQDFTYTMEVHAEICKLLLDELNPKRVHIVAHSMGGAIGLLLAEKLSNKLISFTNIEGNLVSEDCGLLSRKTMSVSFEEFRKSVFVELKSETKELNNKSSKLWLEWNKKSNTLAFYSSSESLVKWSDSGKLLAKFKSLKTKKVYFYGDKNSEMKVLNELGNIRKIEIYNSGHFVMNDNPEQFYTRLGNFIGGRAN; encoded by the coding sequence ATGAATTCAAAAACTTTCAAAATCAAGTACAATGAAAAAAAATTGGAAATTTCTGCAAATTACAAAGAAAGCAGGAAAGAAGTAATTGTTTTTATTCATGGATTGGGCTGTACAAAAGAGTCTTTTGATGCTGTTTTTAATTTCACTCAATTCAATGATTTTTCATTATTGGCCTTTGATTTGGTTGGATTTGGTGATTCTTCAAAACCACAGGATTTTACTTATACAATGGAAGTTCATGCTGAAATCTGCAAGCTTCTTCTTGATGAATTAAATCCAAAGAGAGTTCACATAGTAGCCCACAGTATGGGTGGTGCAATTGGATTATTATTGGCAGAAAAATTATCAAATAAATTGATCTCATTTACAAATATTGAAGGGAATCTTGTTAGTGAAGATTGTGGATTGTTAAGTAGAAAAACAATGAGTGTAAGCTTTGAAGAATTTAGAAAAAGTGTTTTCGTGGAATTAAAATCTGAAACTAAAGAATTAAATAATAAAAGTTCAAAGTTATGGTTGGAATGGAATAAAAAATCGAACACATTAGCATTCTATAGTTCATCAGAATCATTGGTTAAATGGTCAGATAGCGGAAAATTATTAGCAAAATTCAAGTCTCTAAAAACAAAAAAAGTCTATTTTTATGGTGATAAGAATTCTGAAATGAAAGTTTTGAATGAGTTAGGAAATATTAGGAAAATCGAAATTTATAACAGTGGGCATTTCGTTATGAATGATAATCCAGAACAGTTCTATACTAGATTAGGCAACTTTATAGGCGGACGAGCAAATTAG
- a CDS encoding Glu/Leu/Phe/Val dehydrogenase, translating into MNNNETVPMSSDARFMVDQMIRQGHERIHSDDQNLCKLFMSELTNIYQDQHLSSEEMDLLDMPRRSFTVHFPVRMDSGNTRMFVGHRVQYNDARGPTKGGTRFHPELTLDHVKDLAFLMALKCAAVNIPLGGAKGGVVANPKELSKNELEEMTRAYVRAISDFIGPQKDIPAPDVYTDEQIMVWILDEYERIKGEHTPAVVTGKPIELGGSLVRKYSTSLGGFYVMEEAMVKLGLDKSASIAIQGFGNVGENAARILADNGYKIIAVSDSRGGILNPNGLDFPLVKAHKVTTGSVVDLPGCTSITNEELMVCDCDILIPAALSNQLNKDNADHVMASLIIELANAPTTTKADEIFFERNIMVIPDILANAGGVVVSYFEWIQNISNDYWKEKKVLDRLQWTMISSFNDIFKLYEQNNYTMRRAALGLAIKRILHAEQLRGNL; encoded by the coding sequence ATGAACAATAATGAAACCGTACCAATGTCATCGGATGCACGGTTCATGGTAGACCAGATGATACGGCAGGGACACGAGCGTATACATTCTGATGACCAGAACCTCTGCAAGCTATTCATGAGTGAACTGACGAACATCTATCAGGACCAGCACCTCTCATCAGAAGAGATGGACCTGCTGGACATGCCCAGACGGTCCTTTACCGTGCATTTTCCGGTGCGCATGGATTCGGGCAATACCAGGATGTTCGTGGGGCACAGGGTCCAGTACAACGATGCAAGGGGTCCCACCAAGGGAGGCACCCGGTTCCATCCCGAGCTGACTCTTGACCATGTGAAAGACCTGGCATTTCTCATGGCCCTGAAATGCGCTGCAGTCAACATTCCCCTGGGAGGTGCCAAGGGGGGAGTGGTGGCCAACCCAAAAGAACTGAGCAAGAACGAACTGGAGGAGATGACCCGGGCCTATGTCCGTGCCATATCTGACTTCATCGGACCTCAAAAGGATATTCCTGCACCCGATGTATATACTGATGAGCAGATAATGGTCTGGATCCTGGATGAGTACGAACGAATCAAAGGAGAACACACTCCCGCAGTAGTGACAGGAAAACCTATTGAGCTTGGCGGCAGCTTGGTCCGAAAATATTCCACATCACTGGGTGGATTCTACGTGATGGAGGAGGCCATGGTTAAATTAGGGCTGGATAAATCTGCCAGTATTGCGATCCAGGGATTCGGGAACGTGGGTGAGAACGCTGCCAGGATTCTGGCTGACAATGGATATAAAATAATTGCTGTCAGTGATTCCAGGGGTGGTATATTAAATCCAAATGGGTTGGATTTCCCTTTGGTCAAAGCCCATAAGGTCACTACTGGCAGTGTAGTGGACCTTCCCGGTTGCACCAGTATCACCAATGAGGAACTGATGGTTTGCGATTGCGATATTCTCATACCTGCCGCTTTGTCCAACCAGTTGAACAAGGACAATGCAGATCATGTGATGGCATCGTTGATAATTGAATTGGCCAATGCCCCCACCACTACAAAAGCCGACGAGATCTTCTTTGAGCGCAACATCATGGTTATACCAGATATTCTTGCCAATGCAGGTGGTGTGGTGGTTAGCTATTTTGAATGGATCCAGAATATCAGTAATGATTACTGGAAAGAGAAAAAAGTCCTGGATAGGTTACAATGGACCATGATATCATCCTTTAATGATATATTCAAGCTGTACGAGCAAAATAATTATACCATGAGAAGGGCAGCTCTGGGGCTTGCAATAAAACGAATATTACATGCCGAACAACTGCGGGGGAATTTATAG
- a CDS encoding ABC transporter permease, giving the protein MKNLGLVWIPGVMTGLLLGEGDPLEAASTGKYP; this is encoded by the coding sequence ATGAAGAACCTGGGTCTGGTTTGGATCCCTGGTGTCATGACCGGCCTGCTGTTGGGAGAGGGCGACCCCCTGGAAGCGGCTTCTACCGGGAAGTATCCTTAA
- the rsgA gene encoding ribosome small subunit-dependent GTPase A: MDLGTLGWDLLFEESFSPHQLQGLVPGRITQVQRKSCIALTENGEIEVKVSGKFRFDTIKKGSYPVVGDWVGIKKEFNDDRGIIQAVLPRKSKFSRKVAGRVTEEQIIVANVDFVWIVSGLDNDFNIKRIERYLTLASESGSKPVVILNKSDLCDDPDVRIEQVKRIAPSTPIYSLSAELNHGLDVLNRYLGKGKTIALIGSSGVGKSTIINRLLGVDRQKVGTVRESDSHGRHITTYREMIMLPNGGMIIDNPGMREIQLLSNGNGLNDVFKDIEEVAQHCRFRDCIHESEPGCAVKEALDKGELDPRRYTHYLKLRKEIEFLSIKHNEMVRSTEKAKWKNLAKYGREIRKLKTGEDR, encoded by the coding sequence ATAGATCTTGGAACACTTGGTTGGGATTTATTATTTGAAGAGAGCTTTAGTCCACACCAGCTCCAGGGACTTGTTCCTGGCCGTATAACCCAGGTCCAGCGGAAGAGTTGTATTGCACTCACTGAAAATGGAGAGATCGAGGTCAAAGTATCAGGCAAATTCAGGTTCGATACTATTAAGAAAGGATCATATCCGGTTGTTGGGGATTGGGTGGGGATTAAGAAAGAATTTAACGATGACAGGGGGATCATCCAGGCAGTCCTTCCAAGAAAGAGCAAATTCTCCCGAAAAGTTGCCGGGAGAGTTACAGAAGAACAAATAATAGTCGCAAATGTGGATTTCGTCTGGATCGTATCAGGCCTTGATAATGATTTCAACATCAAGCGGATTGAAAGATACCTCACTTTGGCATCAGAGAGTGGATCAAAACCTGTGGTAATATTAAACAAATCCGACCTTTGTGATGATCCTGATGTGAGAATAGAGCAAGTGAAGAGAATCGCTCCATCTACCCCTATCTATTCCCTGAGTGCAGAACTCAACCATGGGCTGGATGTACTTAATCGATACTTAGGGAAGGGAAAGACGATAGCCCTCATCGGGTCATCAGGAGTAGGCAAGTCCACTATTATCAATAGACTTCTCGGTGTGGACCGTCAGAAGGTGGGGACTGTGAGGGAATCAGATAGCCATGGAAGGCACATTACGACTTATCGTGAGATGATTATGCTTCCAAATGGCGGGATGATTATTGATAATCCCGGGATGAGGGAGATCCAGTTATTGTCCAATGGCAATGGTCTTAACGATGTTTTTAAGGATATTGAGGAGGTTGCCCAGCATTGCAGGTTCAGAGATTGCATCCATGAAAGCGAACCGGGCTGTGCAGTTAAGGAAGCACTTGATAAAGGAGAGCTTGATCCCCGTCGATACACACATTATTTGAAATTGAGAAAGGAGATAGAATTCCTTTCAATTAAACACAATGAGATGGTCAGAAGCACAGAGAAGGCAAAATGGAAGAACTTAGCTAAGTACGGAAGAGAAATACGAAAACTCAAAACGGGAGAGGATAGATAA